Proteins encoded together in one Mycobacterium simiae window:
- a CDS encoding DUF5130 domain-containing protein gives MAHGEVATREPAGLPKGFVITTSGRVSGVTEPGELSSHYPFPIKDLVAIDDALKYGSRQSMTRFAIYLGDLGSDTAARAREILAQVPTPNNAVLLAVSPNQSVIEVVYGADVRGRGAESAAPLGVAAASSAFEQGHLVEGLISAIRVLSAGISPA, from the coding sequence GTGGCACATGGTGAGGTAGCGACTAGAGAGCCCGCCGGGCTGCCCAAGGGTTTTGTGATCACGACCAGCGGGCGAGTGTCCGGCGTCACCGAGCCCGGCGAGCTGTCATCGCACTACCCGTTCCCGATCAAGGACCTCGTCGCCATCGACGACGCCCTGAAATACGGCTCCCGCCAGTCGATGACGCGGTTCGCCATCTACCTCGGTGACCTCGGCAGCGACACGGCGGCCCGGGCTCGCGAGATCCTGGCCCAGGTGCCCACGCCGAACAACGCGGTGCTATTGGCGGTGTCCCCGAACCAATCCGTCATCGAGGTGGTCTACGGCGCGGATGTCCGCGGGCGGGGCGCCGAGTCGGCCGCGCCGCTCGGTGTTGCCGCAGCGTCGTCGGCGTTCGAGCAGGGCCACTTGGTCGAGGGTCTGATCAGCGCGATCCGCGTGCTCAGCGCGGGAATCTCCCCGGCCTAA
- a CDS encoding globin, with product MDQVQQSFYDAVGGAETFRTIVARFYAQVPEDEILREVYPLDDLAGAEERLRMFLEQYWGGPRTYSDQRGHPRLRMRHVPFRITPIERDAWLRCMHTAVASIDAQTLDDEHRRELLNYLDMAAHSLVNSSF from the coding sequence ATGGATCAGGTACAACAGTCCTTTTACGACGCCGTCGGTGGCGCGGAAACCTTCAGGACAATCGTGGCGCGGTTCTACGCGCAGGTCCCCGAGGATGAGATCTTGCGGGAGGTGTATCCCCTCGATGACTTGGCCGGCGCCGAGGAGCGGTTGCGGATGTTCCTCGAGCAATACTGGGGCGGCCCGCGGACCTACTCCGACCAGCGCGGACATCCGCGGTTGCGGATGCGTCACGTGCCGTTTCGGATCACTCCCATCGAACGCGACGCATGGCTGCGCTGTATGCACACGGCTGTCGCATCGATCGACGCTCAGACTCTCGACGACGAGCACCGCCGCGAGTTGCTCAACTATCTGGACATGGCCGCACACTCCCTCGTCAATTCGTCCTTCTGA
- a CDS encoding glycoside hydrolase family 13 protein: protein MSPAAWWSNAVFYQIYPRSFADSNGDGVGDIDGIVAHLDHLVRLGIDAIWLSPVTVSPMADHGYDVADPRDIDPLFGGMPAIERLIAAAHQRGIKITMDVVPNHTSSAHPWFQAALAAGPGTDARGRYFFRDGRGADGELPPNNWTSVFGGSAWTRVVEPDGNPGQYYLHLFDTEQPDLNWEHPDVFDDFEKTLRFWLERGVDGFRIDVAHGMAKPADLPDAKDDVKVLSHSDDDPRFNNASVHDIHRGIRKIVDDYPDAVTIGEVWVLDNLLWAEYLRPDELHLGFNFRLTKIDFDAAQIHDAIENSLAATAVYKSVPTWTLSNHDVGREVTRYGGGEPGLRRARAMAMVMLALPGAVFIYNGEELGLPDVLDLPDEVLQDPTWERSGHVERGRDKCRVPLPWSGTAPPFGFSRSPDTWLPMPADWASLTVEKQDADPGSTLAFFRVALGLRRQRSEFDGDELQWLSASADGLAFRRTAGGLICALNTGARPMPLPSGEVILSSAPLVDGRLPTDTAAWLV from the coding sequence ATGAGCCCCGCAGCATGGTGGTCGAACGCGGTCTTCTACCAGATCTATCCGCGATCGTTCGCCGACAGCAACGGTGACGGTGTCGGCGACATCGACGGCATCGTCGCCCACCTGGATCACCTGGTGCGGCTGGGTATCGACGCGATCTGGCTCAGCCCCGTCACCGTGTCGCCGATGGCCGACCATGGCTACGACGTCGCCGATCCCCGCGACATCGACCCGCTGTTCGGCGGCATGCCCGCGATCGAACGGCTGATCGCGGCGGCGCACCAGCGGGGCATCAAGATCACGATGGACGTGGTGCCTAATCACACCAGCTCGGCCCACCCGTGGTTTCAGGCTGCGCTGGCTGCCGGGCCGGGCACCGACGCGCGGGGCCGGTACTTCTTTCGGGACGGCCGGGGCGCCGACGGCGAGTTGCCGCCCAACAACTGGACCTCGGTCTTCGGTGGGTCCGCCTGGACGCGGGTAGTGGAACCCGACGGCAATCCCGGCCAGTACTACCTGCACCTGTTCGACACCGAGCAGCCCGACCTGAACTGGGAGCATCCGGACGTCTTCGACGATTTCGAGAAGACGCTGCGGTTCTGGCTGGAGCGCGGCGTGGACGGCTTCCGCATCGACGTGGCCCACGGCATGGCCAAGCCCGCCGACCTGCCCGACGCGAAAGACGACGTCAAGGTGCTCAGTCACAGCGACGACGACCCGCGGTTCAACAACGCGAGCGTGCACGACATTCACCGCGGCATCCGCAAGATCGTCGATGACTACCCCGACGCGGTGACAATCGGCGAGGTCTGGGTGCTGGACAACCTGCTGTGGGCCGAGTATTTGCGACCCGACGAACTGCATCTGGGATTCAACTTCCGGCTGACCAAGATCGACTTCGACGCCGCCCAAATCCACGACGCGATCGAGAATTCGCTCGCGGCCACGGCGGTCTACAAATCAGTCCCGACGTGGACGTTGTCTAACCACGACGTGGGTCGCGAGGTCACCCGCTACGGGGGCGGCGAGCCCGGGTTGCGCCGGGCGCGTGCGATGGCGATGGTGATGCTCGCCCTGCCGGGTGCGGTGTTCATCTACAACGGCGAGGAGCTGGGGCTGCCCGACGTGCTCGACCTGCCCGACGAGGTGTTGCAGGACCCGACGTGGGAACGCTCGGGTCACGTCGAGCGGGGCCGCGACAAGTGCCGGGTGCCGCTGCCCTGGTCCGGTACAGCGCCCCCGTTCGGGTTCTCCCGCTCCCCCGATACGTGGCTGCCGATGCCTGCAGACTGGGCGTCGCTGACGGTAGAAAAGCAGGATGCCGATCCCGGTTCGACGTTGGCATTCTTCCGCGTTGCGCTTGGATTACGCAGGCAGCGAAGCGAATTCGACGGTGACGAACTGCAGTGGTTGAGTGCATCGGCTGACGGGCTGGCATTTCGGCGCACCGCGGGCGGGCTGATCTGCGCGCTGAACACCGGCGCTCGTCCGATGCCGCTGCCGTCCGGCGAGGTGATTCTATCCAGCGCGCCGCTGGTCGACGGTCGGTTGCCGACCGATACGGCGGCCTGGTTGGTCTAG
- a CDS encoding HNH endonuclease, whose protein sequence is MAQGKKRRSHRSSAGTAGLTGPIPASSLHKVSHQDFSHRPAGLSHHPTGLSHHPTGLSHHPAQGLSYRPAPGAETHPPGPHDSASIWSRRRVLLLNSTYEPLTALPMRRAIVMVICGKADVVHHDPAGPVIHSATQSIVVPSVIQLRSYVRVPYRARVPMTRAALMHRDRFCCAYCGAKADTVDHVVPRSRGGEHSWENCVACCSTCNHRKGDKLLTELGWALRRAPLPPTGQHWRLLSTVKEMDPAWARYLGEGAA, encoded by the coding sequence ATGGCGCAGGGCAAGAAACGCCGCAGCCACCGCAGTTCGGCTGGCACGGCAGGGCTAACCGGACCCATACCCGCGTCGTCGTTGCACAAAGTTTCCCACCAGGACTTTTCCCACCGCCCCGCAGGCCTTTCCCACCACCCCACAGGCCTTTCCCACCACCCCACAGGCCTTTCCCACCACCCCGCCCAGGGCCTTTCCTACCGCCCTGCCCCGGGCGCCGAGACCCATCCGCCCGGCCCCCACGACAGCGCCTCCATCTGGAGTCGACGCCGCGTCCTGCTGCTGAATTCCACCTACGAGCCGTTGACCGCGCTGCCGATGCGGCGGGCGATCGTGATGGTCATCTGCGGCAAGGCCGATGTGGTCCACCACGATCCGGCCGGGCCCGTCATCCACTCGGCGACCCAGTCGATCGTGGTGCCGTCGGTGATCCAGCTACGGTCCTACGTCCGGGTGCCCTACCGGGCGCGGGTTCCGATGACCCGTGCCGCGTTGATGCACCGCGACCGTTTCTGTTGCGCGTATTGCGGCGCCAAGGCGGACACTGTCGACCATGTGGTGCCCCGCAGCCGCGGTGGCGAGCACTCATGGGAGAACTGCGTCGCCTGCTGTTCGACGTGCAACCATCGCAAGGGCGACAAGCTACTGACCGAGCTCGGCTGGGCGCTCCGCCGGGCGCCGTTGCCGCCGACCGGGCAGCACTGGCGGCTGTTGTCGACGGTCAAGGAGATGGACCCCGCCTGGGCCCGGTATCTGGGCGAGGGCGCGGCCTGA
- a CDS encoding Rossmann-fold NAD(P)-binding domain-containing protein: protein MIGAGPAGIAAVGRLLDHGVAAQKIAWIDPAFAAGDLGQKWRPVSSNTIASTFLDFLDGSAAFRFSAAPPTPLRAVDPQETCALALVADPLVWVTEQLREQVCAVQATAAALWLRQRQWWIETDGEDVTSANVVLAVGAVPKTLSYPHLLEIPVEVALDPEKLAAESLEGATVAVFGSSHSSMIALPHLLRHPVEKVINFYRSPLKYAVYLDDWILFDDTGLKGRAAQWARENIDGEYPDRLERYWVSSPEFQEKLASCDRVVYTVGFERRKLPETPQWGPLEYNQQNGIIAPGLFGLGIAFPEYAKDPYGFGQYRVGLKKFMDYLDSVLPLWLRYGT, encoded by the coding sequence GTGATTGGCGCCGGACCCGCGGGCATTGCCGCGGTCGGCAGATTGCTCGATCACGGCGTCGCTGCGCAGAAGATCGCCTGGATCGATCCCGCTTTCGCCGCCGGCGACCTCGGTCAGAAGTGGCGGCCGGTGTCCAGCAACACCATCGCCTCGACGTTCCTCGACTTTTTGGACGGCTCTGCGGCATTCCGGTTCTCGGCGGCGCCGCCCACCCCGCTGCGTGCCGTCGATCCGCAGGAAACATGTGCGTTGGCTCTGGTTGCGGATCCGTTGGTGTGGGTGACCGAACAGTTGCGAGAACAGGTGTGCGCTGTGCAAGCGACCGCGGCGGCGCTGTGGCTGCGGCAGCGGCAATGGTGGATCGAAACCGACGGCGAAGACGTCACATCGGCGAATGTCGTTCTCGCCGTTGGCGCTGTCCCCAAAACACTTTCCTATCCTCACTTGTTGGAGATTCCCGTCGAGGTCGCGCTGGATCCCGAGAAGCTGGCCGCCGAATCGCTCGAGGGCGCCACGGTCGCCGTCTTCGGTTCGTCGCACTCGTCGATGATCGCCTTGCCGCATCTGCTGCGTCATCCCGTCGAGAAAGTGATCAACTTCTACCGCAGCCCACTCAAATACGCGGTGTACCTGGATGATTGGATTTTGTTCGACGACACCGGCCTCAAGGGTCGGGCGGCGCAATGGGCCCGGGAGAATATCGACGGCGAGTATCCGGACCGGCTCGAGCGTTATTGGGTGTCCAGCCCGGAGTTTCAGGAGAAACTCGCAAGCTGCGACCGCGTCGTGTACACCGTCGGATTCGAGCGCAGGAAGTTACCGGAGACCCCGCAATGGGGCCCGCTGGAGTACAACCAACAGAACGGCATCATCGCGCCCGGCCTGTTCGGGCTGGGGATCGCGTTCCCCGAGTACGCGAAGGATCCCTATGGGTTCGGTCAGTACCGGGTGGGGCTGAAAAAGTTCATGGATTACCTGGACTCCGTTCTGCCGCTGTGGCTGCGCTACGGGACCTGA
- the ctaJ gene encoding aa3-type cytochrome oxidase subunit CtaJ, with protein MEIHLLVVGIPALLVIVLVALIWSRKGPHPATYKMSEPWTHPPILWAATDEAVGGAHGHHASEFSVGGGASGTW; from the coding sequence ATGGAGATTCACCTGTTAGTGGTCGGAATCCCGGCGTTGCTGGTGATCGTGCTGGTGGCGCTGATCTGGTCGCGCAAGGGGCCGCACCCGGCGACCTACAAGATGTCCGAGCCGTGGACGCATCCGCCGATCCTGTGGGCGGCCACCGACGAGGCCGTCGGCGGGGCACACGGACATCATGCATCGGAGTTCTCAGTCGGAGGTGGCGCCAGTGGCACATGGTGA
- the pepN gene encoding aminopeptidase N, with amino-acid sequence MALPNLTRDQAIERAALVTVDSYQITLDLTDGNGGPGERTFRSTTTVVFDALAGADTVIDLSAETVRSATLNGREVDISGYDESTGILLRGLADRNVVVVDADCRYSNTGEGLHRFVDPVDNEIYLYSQFETADAKRMFACFDQPDLKATFEVRVTAPAHWKVISNGATSSVEESGANRVHLFAVTPRMSTYLVALIAGPYAEWKDSYRDEHGEIPLGIYCRTSLAEHMDPERLFTETKQGFTFYHNNFGVPYAFGKYDQLFVPEFNAGAMENAGAVTFLEDYVFRSKVTRASYERRAETVLHEMAHMWFGDLVTMTWWDDLWLNESFATFASVLCQAEATEYTSAWTTFATVEKSWAYRQDQLPSTHPIAADIPDLHAVEVNFDGITYAKGASVLKQLVAYVGLEHFLAGLRDYFRAHAFGNATFSDLLTALERASGRDLSNWGQQWLKTTGLNTLRPEFEVDADGKFTRFAVAQSGAAPGAGETRVHRLAVGIYDDDAGKLVRVHREELDVDGAQTEVPALVGVSSGKLILVNDDDLTYCSLRLDPQSLRTALERIADIADSLPRSLVWSAAWEMTREAELRARDFVALVSKGVQAETEVGVAQRLLLQAQTALSSYAEPGWAREHGWPRFADRVLELAREAPPGSDHQLAFVNTLCSSVLSTRHIATLADLLDRAPAESGLAGLEIDTDLRWRIVTALAAAGDVDADGLETRFIDAEVQRDPTATGKRHGAQAAAARPQLEVKEQAFTTVVEDDTLANATTRAIVAGFGAPGQSELLKPFTARYFQAIPGVWARRSSEVAQTVVIGLYPSWDISEDAIAAADEFLAAPESEVPPALRRLVLEGQAGVKRALRARAFDTGPAAG; translated from the coding sequence GTGGCCCTTCCTAACCTGACTCGCGACCAAGCCATCGAGCGCGCGGCCCTCGTCACCGTTGACAGCTACCAGATCACCCTGGATCTGACCGACGGTAACGGCGGCCCCGGCGAACGCACCTTCCGCTCCACCACCACCGTGGTGTTCGACGCATTGGCCGGCGCCGACACGGTCATCGACTTGTCCGCCGAGACCGTTCGCAGCGCCACCCTCAACGGGCGGGAGGTGGATATCTCCGGATACGACGAATCGACCGGCATTTTGCTGCGTGGCCTGGCCGACCGCAACGTTGTCGTCGTCGACGCCGATTGCCGCTACTCCAACACCGGCGAAGGCCTGCACCGCTTCGTCGATCCGGTGGATAACGAGATCTACCTGTACTCCCAGTTCGAAACCGCCGACGCCAAAAGGATGTTCGCCTGCTTCGACCAACCCGATCTCAAAGCGACCTTCGAGGTGCGGGTGACCGCGCCGGCGCATTGGAAGGTGATCTCGAACGGCGCCACATCGTCGGTGGAGGAGTCGGGCGCCAATCGTGTGCACCTCTTCGCGGTCACCCCGCGGATGAGCACCTACCTGGTTGCGCTGATCGCGGGTCCGTATGCGGAGTGGAAGGACTCCTATCGCGACGAGCATGGCGAGATCCCGCTGGGCATCTATTGCCGAACCTCGCTCGCCGAGCACATGGACCCCGAGCGGTTGTTCACCGAGACGAAGCAAGGATTTACCTTCTACCACAACAACTTTGGTGTTCCGTACGCGTTTGGCAAATACGACCAGTTGTTCGTTCCCGAATTCAACGCCGGCGCAATGGAGAACGCCGGGGCGGTGACTTTCCTCGAGGACTACGTCTTCCGCAGCAAGGTCACCCGGGCCTCCTACGAGCGCCGCGCCGAAACGGTGCTGCACGAGATGGCGCACATGTGGTTCGGCGACCTGGTGACCATGACATGGTGGGATGACTTGTGGCTCAACGAATCCTTCGCCACCTTCGCCTCGGTGCTCTGCCAGGCTGAGGCGACCGAATACACCTCGGCCTGGACGACTTTCGCGACCGTCGAGAAGTCGTGGGCATACCGCCAGGACCAGTTGCCGTCGACGCACCCGATCGCCGCGGACATCCCCGACCTGCACGCGGTCGAGGTCAACTTCGACGGCATCACCTACGCCAAGGGCGCTTCGGTGCTCAAGCAGCTGGTCGCCTACGTCGGTCTGGAGCACTTCTTGGCCGGCCTGCGCGACTACTTCCGGGCCCACGCGTTCGGCAACGCCACATTCAGCGATCTGCTGACCGCGCTGGAGCGGGCGTCGGGTCGTGATTTGTCGAATTGGGGTCAGCAGTGGCTGAAGACCACGGGCCTGAACACGCTGCGTCCCGAATTCGAAGTGGATGCCGACGGCAAGTTCACTCGGTTTGCGGTGGCGCAGAGCGGCGCGGCGCCCGGGGCGGGTGAAACCCGGGTGCACCGGCTGGCGGTCGGCATCTACGACGACGACGCGGGCAAGTTAGTGCGGGTGCACCGCGAGGAGCTCGATGTTGACGGCGCCCAGACGGAAGTGCCTGCCCTGGTGGGTGTGTCGTCCGGGAAGCTGATCCTGGTCAACGACGACGACCTGACGTACTGCTCGCTGCGCCTGGACCCGCAATCGTTGCGCACGGCGCTGGAGCGCATCGCCGACATCGCCGATTCGCTGCCCCGCTCGTTGGTCTGGTCGGCGGCGTGGGAGATGACTCGCGAGGCCGAGCTGCGGGCCCGCGACTTCGTCGCGCTGGTCTCCAAGGGTGTGCAGGCCGAGACCGAAGTCGGGGTGGCCCAGCGGCTGTTGCTGCAGGCGCAGACGGCGCTGAGTTCCTACGCCGAGCCGGGCTGGGCCCGCGAACATGGCTGGCCGCGCTTCGCCGACCGGGTGTTGGAACTGGCCCGGGAGGCACCACCCGGATCCGATCACCAGCTCGCCTTCGTCAACACGCTGTGCTCGTCGGTGTTGTCCACCCGGCATATCGCCACGCTGGCGGACCTGCTGGACCGGGCCCCGGCCGAGTCGGGCCTGGCCGGCCTGGAGATCGACACCGACCTGCGGTGGCGCATCGTCACCGCCCTGGCCGCGGCCGGCGACGTCGACGCCGACGGACTCGAAACGCGATTCATCGATGCCGAGGTGCAGCGCGACCCGACGGCGACCGGCAAGCGGCATGGCGCCCAGGCCGCCGCGGCGCGCCCGCAACTCGAGGTCAAGGAGCAGGCGTTCACCACGGTGGTCGAGGACGACACGTTGGCTAACGCGACGACCCGTGCGATCGTTGCGGGCTTCGGGGCGCCCGGCCAGTCGGAGTTGCTCAAACCGTTCACCGCCCGCTATTTCCAGGCGATTCCGGGAGTGTGGGCGCGTCGCTCCAGCGAGGTCGCGCAGACGGTGGTGATCGGGCTCTACCCCTCGTGGGACATCAGTGAGGACGCGATCGCCGCCGCCGACGAGTTCCTGGCCGCGCCGGAATCGGAGGTGCCCCCGGCGCTGCGTCGCCTTGTGTTGGAGGGGCAGGCCGGGGTGAAGCGGGCGCTGCGGGCCCGCGCCTTCGATACGGGTCCGGCCGCCGGTTAG